The following coding sequences are from one Mycobacterium bourgelatii window:
- a CDS encoding cellulase family glycosylhydrolase — translation MRRRSVLTLPLLAAAGMALAHAPRASAEAGRWPAERAQSWYQAQGWLVGANYITSNAINQLEMFQASTYDPRRIDAELNVARFYGFNTVRVFLHDLLWAQDRQGFQKRLSQFVSIAARRNIKPLFVLFDSCWDPLPRIGPQRAPRPGIHNSGWVQSPGAEHLADRRYDGVLYEYVTGVLSQFRNDDRVLGWDLWNEPDNPAKVYRKVERKDKLDLVTHLLPQVFRWARQVNPSQPLTSGVWDGYWDPERRSTIAGIQLDNSDIITFHSYAPPGEFEGRIAELAPLGRPIMCTEYMARSQGSTIEGILPIAKRHNVGAYNWGFVAGKTQTYLPWDSWDHPYTSPPSVWFHDLFQPDGRPYRDTEVQTIRKLTGTQDQ, via the coding sequence ATGCGGCGTAGATCGGTCTTGACGCTGCCACTCCTGGCGGCGGCTGGCATGGCGTTGGCCCATGCGCCGCGCGCATCTGCCGAGGCCGGTCGGTGGCCCGCCGAACGAGCCCAGAGCTGGTATCAAGCCCAAGGTTGGCTGGTCGGCGCGAACTACATCACCTCGAACGCGATCAATCAACTCGAGATGTTCCAAGCGAGCACCTACGACCCCCGGCGCATCGATGCCGAGCTGAACGTGGCCCGGTTCTACGGGTTCAACACCGTGCGGGTATTCCTGCACGATCTGTTGTGGGCCCAGGATCGCCAGGGCTTTCAGAAGCGCCTCTCGCAGTTCGTCTCCATCGCGGCACGGCGGAACATCAAGCCCCTTTTCGTTCTGTTCGATTCGTGCTGGGATCCGTTGCCCCGCATAGGTCCTCAACGTGCGCCGCGGCCCGGGATTCACAACTCCGGCTGGGTGCAGAGTCCGGGTGCCGAACACCTCGCCGACCGCCGCTACGACGGCGTTTTATACGAATACGTGACCGGCGTGTTGAGCCAGTTCCGCAATGACGACCGCGTTCTGGGTTGGGACCTATGGAATGAGCCCGACAACCCCGCGAAGGTGTATCGCAAGGTAGAGCGCAAGGACAAGCTCGACTTGGTGACTCACCTGCTCCCCCAGGTGTTCCGCTGGGCGCGACAGGTTAATCCAAGTCAGCCGCTGACCAGTGGCGTCTGGGACGGTTACTGGGATCCCGAGCGGCGCAGCACCATTGCCGGAATCCAACTCGACAATTCCGACATCATTACCTTCCACAGTTATGCGCCACCGGGTGAATTCGAAGGAAGGATCGCCGAACTCGCCCCGCTTGGTCGTCCGATCATGTGCACCGAGTACATGGCCCGATCACAAGGCAGCACCATCGAGGGCATCTTGCCAATCGCTAAGCGACACAACGTCGGTGCTTACAACTGGGGCTTCGTAGCCGGAAAGACCCAGACGTACCTGCCGTGGGACTCTTGGGACCACCCGTACACCTCCCCACCCAGCGTGTGGTTCCACGACCTCTTTCAGCCCGACGGACGGCCGTACCGGGACACTGAGGTCCAGACGATTCGCAAGCTCACCGGCACGCAAGACCAATAG
- a CDS encoding winged helix-turn-helix transcriptional regulator has product MNAPDLSHRFEGESVGRALELVGERWTLLILRETFFGVQRFGQFARNLNIPRPTLSSRLRMLVEVGLLDRVPYSQDPERHEYRLTDAGRELFGAIVVLMQWGDEHLPNPNGPPIVLRHNVCSNLIDPRLICAHCGEEITARNVTPEPGPGFRG; this is encoded by the coding sequence ATGAACGCACCCGACCTGTCGCACCGCTTCGAAGGCGAGTCGGTCGGGCGGGCACTCGAGTTGGTCGGCGAGCGCTGGACACTGCTGATCCTGCGCGAGACATTCTTCGGGGTGCAGCGCTTCGGCCAGTTCGCGCGCAATCTCAACATCCCGCGACCCACGCTGTCGTCGCGGCTGCGAATGCTCGTCGAGGTGGGCTTGCTTGATCGGGTGCCGTATTCGCAGGATCCCGAGCGCCACGAGTATCGGCTCACCGACGCGGGACGGGAACTCTTTGGAGCGATCGTGGTGCTCATGCAGTGGGGCGACGAACACTTGCCTAATCCAAACGGACCACCAATTGTGTTGCGCCACAATGTATGTAGTAATTTGATCGACCCTAGACTGATCTGCGCCCACTGCGGCGAGGAGATCACCGCACGCAATGTGACACCCGAGCCGGGTCCCGGTTTTCGCGGCTAG
- a CDS encoding acyl-CoA dehydrogenase family protein has protein sequence MNHSDTDIESVAAKIALSAGEMSAETDRERRLPDGLVDLLREAGLFRATMPIEVDALELAPGPALRCAEAVARGDAAAGWCVSIAITSALLVAYLPESSRVEMFGGGKGVAAGVWAPRGTARSVDGGVVVSGRWPFCSGINHADMMFAGCFIDEGRVPSVVALRKDDLQVLDTWHTLGLRGTGSHDSVAEDVFVPADRVFSLFDGPVIDRPLYRFPVFGFFALSIGAAALGNARAAIDDLVELAVGKKGLGATRTLAERTPTQAAVATADSGLRAARALYYEAIDDAWQASQEPGPVPLALRNRLRLAATHAVRTSADVVRSMYDLAGGTAIYDGAPLQRRFRDAFTATAHFQVNEASRELPGRVLLDLPAEVSML, from the coding sequence ATGAACCACAGCGATACGGACATCGAGTCCGTCGCCGCGAAGATCGCGCTCTCGGCCGGCGAGATGTCGGCAGAGACCGACCGCGAGCGTCGACTTCCCGACGGGCTGGTCGACCTGCTGCGTGAGGCCGGGCTCTTTCGGGCCACCATGCCCATCGAGGTCGATGCATTGGAGCTGGCGCCCGGACCGGCCTTGCGTTGCGCCGAAGCGGTGGCGCGCGGTGACGCCGCGGCCGGGTGGTGCGTGTCGATAGCAATCACCAGCGCACTGTTGGTCGCGTACCTGCCAGAGTCGAGTCGCGTCGAAATGTTCGGCGGCGGAAAGGGTGTCGCGGCCGGAGTGTGGGCACCGCGTGGGACGGCGAGATCGGTCGATGGCGGTGTGGTGGTGTCCGGGCGCTGGCCGTTCTGCAGCGGGATCAACCACGCCGACATGATGTTTGCCGGCTGCTTCATCGACGAAGGGCGCGTGCCCTCCGTGGTAGCCCTGCGCAAAGACGACCTGCAGGTACTCGACACCTGGCACACGCTCGGTCTGCGCGGCACGGGCAGCCACGACTCCGTCGCCGAGGACGTCTTCGTACCGGCCGACCGCGTGTTTTCGCTGTTCGACGGGCCGGTCATCGACCGGCCGCTGTATCGCTTCCCGGTGTTCGGCTTCTTCGCGCTGTCGATCGGTGCCGCCGCGTTGGGCAATGCTCGCGCCGCCATCGACGACCTTGTCGAGTTGGCTGTCGGCAAGAAAGGGCTCGGTGCAACGAGGACGTTGGCCGAACGCACGCCGACCCAAGCGGCGGTGGCAACAGCGGATTCCGGGCTCCGCGCGGCCCGGGCCCTGTATTACGAGGCGATAGACGACGCGTGGCAAGCCAGCCAGGAGCCCGGCCCGGTGCCGCTCGCGTTGCGTAACCGGCTTCGCCTTGCAGCCACCCACGCGGTCCGGACGTCGGCCGACGTGGTGCGCAGCATGTACGACTTGGCCGGCGGTACGGCGATATACGACGGTGCGCCGCTGCAGCGCCGGTTCCGCGACGCGTTCACAGCCACCGCTCACTTCCAGGTCAACGAAGCATCTCGCGAACTGCCCGGCCGCGTCCTGCTGGACCTGCCTGCCGAGGTGTCGATGCTGTGA
- a CDS encoding LLM class F420-dependent oxidoreductase, whose translation MSAIEVVLPFWLDRPDLEAVHIAMAALDAGFNALWIGEMATFDAFALATAIGQRTSELTLKIGPLPVGVRSPVSLALGASSVAALTGSRVDIALGASSPAIVAGWHDRPWAHHVPVMRETIECLRSILTGARTDYSGQHVLSHGFRLRTPCPDTRIALGAFGSGMIRLAAQHADEVALNLSTPARVAQVRAALDAAAARAGRAAPRLTVWVPVAVEPGDAAHAQLAAQLAVYLAPPGYGEMVSALGFEDLVRRARSGAARRELAAAVPIELLNQVCALGTADLVAARLRDYHEAGADCVAVVPSTIEDPGARTTLRAMTGSFAS comes from the coding sequence GTGAGCGCGATCGAAGTCGTGCTGCCGTTCTGGCTCGACCGACCAGACCTCGAGGCTGTCCACATCGCGATGGCTGCGTTGGACGCCGGCTTTAACGCGCTGTGGATCGGCGAAATGGCGACCTTTGATGCGTTCGCCCTGGCGACCGCCATCGGACAGCGCACGAGCGAACTGACGCTGAAAATCGGGCCGCTGCCCGTCGGTGTTCGCAGCCCCGTGTCGTTGGCATTGGGTGCCAGTTCCGTCGCCGCGCTCACGGGTAGCCGAGTTGACATCGCGCTGGGGGCTTCCAGTCCGGCGATCGTGGCCGGCTGGCACGACCGACCTTGGGCGCACCACGTGCCCGTGATGCGGGAAACCATCGAATGCCTGCGGTCGATCTTGACCGGCGCACGCACCGACTACAGCGGCCAACACGTCCTCAGCCACGGTTTCCGGCTGCGTACCCCTTGCCCCGACACGCGAATTGCGTTGGGAGCCTTCGGTTCAGGCATGATCCGGCTGGCCGCTCAGCATGCCGACGAGGTCGCCCTCAACCTGTCCACGCCGGCACGTGTCGCGCAGGTGCGCGCCGCGCTCGACGCCGCAGCCGCACGAGCCGGCCGTGCGGCGCCGCGCTTGACGGTCTGGGTGCCGGTCGCCGTCGAACCCGGTGACGCGGCGCATGCTCAGCTGGCGGCCCAGCTGGCGGTGTATCTCGCGCCGCCCGGATACGGAGAGATGGTCAGCGCGTTAGGCTTTGAGGATTTGGTTCGCCGCGCCCGCAGCGGCGCCGCTCGCCGCGAATTGGCTGCCGCCGTACCCATCGAACTGCTCAATCAAGTGTGCGCTTTGGGCACCGCCGACCTTGTCGCGGCGCGACTGCGCGACTATCACGAGGCCGGCGCCGACTGCGTTGCCGTCGTGCCGTCCACCATCGAAGATCCGGGAGCCCGGACCACCCTTCGAGCAATGACCGGGAGCTTTGCATCGTGA
- a CDS encoding NADP-dependent oxidoreductase — protein sequence MNAVNTQCRLAARPVGLPKDSDWQIVDEPVRRLTDGEILVQVEYLSVDPAMRTWMNAGRSYVPPVEIGEVMRAGGIGRVIDSRHGGFAVGDEVYGTFGVQRYAISDGGDVTPVDTSLAPAPVHLGALGISGLTAYFGLLDIGRPQPGQTVVISGAAGSVGSIAGQIARIKGCRVVGIAGGEDKCRWLVEELGFEAAIDYQAGDLRQQLKTHAPKGIDVYFDNVGGETLEAALGRLARGARVVICGAVAQYNSSGELRGPANYMQLLVARASMTGFVVFDYAHRYAEGVALLASWLRSGELRSREQVVHGDVADFPDVLLALFRGDNTGKLVLALDKR from the coding sequence ATCAACGCCGTCAACACCCAGTGCCGTCTCGCCGCTCGCCCGGTAGGCCTGCCCAAGGATTCCGATTGGCAGATCGTCGACGAGCCGGTCCGCAGGCTGACCGACGGCGAGATTCTGGTGCAAGTCGAGTACCTGTCTGTTGATCCCGCCATGCGGACGTGGATGAACGCGGGCCGGTCGTACGTGCCGCCGGTCGAAATCGGCGAGGTAATGCGTGCGGGCGGCATAGGACGTGTAATCGACTCGCGTCACGGTGGTTTCGCGGTGGGTGACGAAGTCTACGGCACGTTCGGCGTACAACGTTACGCGATTTCCGACGGTGGCGATGTGACGCCCGTGGATACCTCGCTCGCTCCCGCCCCGGTTCATCTGGGCGCTCTCGGTATCAGCGGGTTGACTGCCTACTTCGGGCTGCTGGATATAGGTCGCCCGCAACCCGGCCAGACCGTCGTAATTTCCGGGGCCGCCGGCTCGGTGGGCAGCATTGCCGGCCAAATAGCCCGGATCAAGGGCTGCCGCGTGGTCGGCATCGCCGGTGGCGAGGACAAGTGCCGTTGGCTGGTCGAGGAACTTGGGTTCGAGGCCGCCATCGACTACCAGGCAGGCGATCTGCGACAGCAGCTGAAGACGCACGCGCCCAAGGGAATTGACGTCTACTTCGACAACGTCGGGGGAGAGACCCTGGAGGCCGCGCTAGGGCGGTTGGCCCGAGGCGCGCGGGTGGTCATCTGCGGCGCCGTCGCGCAATACAACTCAAGCGGCGAGCTGCGCGGGCCGGCCAACTACATGCAGCTACTGGTCGCACGGGCTTCCATGACCGGCTTCGTAGTCTTCGACTATGCCCACCGATATGCCGAAGGCGTTGCCCTGCTGGCTAGTTGGCTGCGAAGCGGTGAATTGCGTTCGCGTGAGCAGGTTGTCCACGGCGACGTCGCTGACTTTCCCGACGTGCTCCTGGCTCTGTTTCGCGGTGACAACACCGGCAAGCTGGTTCTCGCGCTCGACAAACGCTAG
- a CDS encoding tocopherol cyclase family protein produces MTREVTQARQHLVSLYRRTGADLPFGDPLPSHGTEMEGWFWRLSDAREGRVVVALCSENRHPDGNWSTAAIALHPGKVVRSAAIDGVRADRTRFAVKAESGDDLVDASREKLRMVIGDTELDLKFDDEFHWPKAFGGGGVFSCVPFLNQYWHPYRLGGKASGTVSCGDERWTFSGAALYCERNWGAGFPLRWWWGQAHDFDEAFKGEDVSVAFSGGLLELGPLKRDVTGVVVRLGDRVLRITPPALVSSSCDLDRWRIDARTARYRVELNGEGTPEGPHVLPVPLPGERRNIDTDYEYLAGK; encoded by the coding sequence GTGACCCGAGAAGTGACCCAGGCTCGTCAGCACCTCGTCTCGCTGTACCGGCGAACGGGAGCGGATTTGCCGTTCGGTGATCCGTTGCCTTCGCACGGCACTGAGATGGAAGGTTGGTTCTGGCGGCTGTCCGATGCACGCGAAGGACGGGTCGTCGTCGCGCTATGCAGTGAAAACCGGCATCCCGACGGCAACTGGTCCACGGCCGCGATCGCGTTGCACCCCGGCAAAGTGGTGCGCTCGGCCGCCATCGACGGCGTGCGAGCCGACCGCACCCGGTTCGCGGTCAAGGCCGAGAGCGGTGATGATCTCGTCGACGCGAGCCGCGAGAAACTCAGGATGGTCATCGGGGACACCGAACTGGATTTGAAATTCGACGACGAATTCCATTGGCCGAAGGCCTTCGGCGGTGGGGGCGTGTTCTCGTGCGTTCCCTTCCTCAATCAGTACTGGCACCCCTATCGATTGGGTGGGAAAGCGTCGGGAACGGTCAGCTGCGGTGACGAACGCTGGACTTTCAGCGGTGCCGCACTGTACTGCGAACGCAATTGGGGCGCGGGCTTTCCACTGCGCTGGTGGTGGGGTCAGGCGCACGACTTCGACGAGGCTTTCAAAGGGGAAGACGTGTCCGTCGCTTTCTCCGGTGGGTTGCTTGAACTGGGCCCGTTGAAGCGAGACGTGACCGGGGTAGTCGTTCGTTTGGGGGATCGCGTTTTGCGCATCACGCCACCCGCATTGGTGTCGTCTTCCTGCGACCTGGACCGCTGGCGGATCGATGCCCGGACTGCGCGCTACCGTGTGGAGCTGAACGGCGAGGGCACCCCGGAAGGACCACACGTGCTTCCGGTGCCGCTGCCCGGTGAGCGCCGCAACATCGACACCGACTACGAGTACTTGGCCGGCAAATAG
- a CDS encoding DUF808 domain-containing protein — MSAGLFGLLDDVAALVKLTAASVDDISGAAGRATAKAAGVVVDDTAVTPQYVEGIAAEREVPMIKRIALGSLRNKLLLILPGALLLSQIAPWLVFPVLMLGATYLCYEGAEKVWHAVRGHDEDSGQSDSEDQMVSSAIRTDFILSAEIMVIALNEVADLGFVHRLVILIVVALVITAGVYGVVAGIVKMDDLGLRLTRTDSPAAQKIGRALVRGMPRLLSTLTVVGTAAMLWVGGHILLVGSDKLGWHTPYQLVHHLEQLVQIDPGGGVLAWLVNTGISAVIGLVVGAIVMAFVSAVRSVRHRSSE; from the coding sequence ATGAGTGCAGGCTTGTTTGGACTACTCGACGATGTCGCCGCGCTCGTAAAGTTGACGGCAGCCTCGGTCGACGACATCAGCGGTGCCGCCGGACGCGCGACGGCCAAGGCCGCTGGGGTGGTAGTCGATGACACCGCGGTGACGCCGCAGTACGTCGAGGGCATCGCTGCCGAGCGCGAAGTGCCCATGATCAAGCGCATCGCCCTGGGCTCGTTGCGTAACAAGCTGTTGCTCATCCTGCCTGGGGCCTTGCTGCTCAGCCAAATCGCGCCGTGGCTGGTGTTCCCGGTCCTCATGCTTGGTGCTACCTACCTGTGTTACGAAGGCGCAGAGAAGGTTTGGCATGCTGTCCGCGGTCACGACGAGGACTCGGGGCAGTCGGATTCCGAAGATCAGATGGTGTCATCGGCGATCCGGACCGACTTCATACTGTCCGCCGAGATCATGGTGATCGCCCTCAATGAGGTGGCCGACCTCGGGTTTGTGCACCGGCTTGTCATCCTGATCGTCGTCGCTCTGGTGATCACCGCCGGGGTATATGGGGTCGTGGCCGGCATCGTCAAGATGGATGACTTAGGCCTACGCCTCACCCGGACCGATTCTCCCGCCGCGCAGAAGATTGGGCGGGCGTTGGTCCGTGGGATGCCCAGACTGCTGTCGACGCTCACAGTCGTCGGGACCGCCGCCATGCTCTGGGTAGGCGGGCACATACTGCTCGTCGGCAGCGACAAGCTCGGTTGGCACACGCCCTACCAGCTGGTGCACCACCTTGAGCAACTCGTGCAGATCGATCCCGGCGGCGGCGTACTGGCTTGGCTGGTCAACACCGGGATATCGGCGGTGATCGGGTTGGTGGTCGGAGCCATTGTTATGGCGTTTGTGAGTGCGGTTCGGTCGGTGCGGCACCGCAGTTCCGAGTGA
- a CDS encoding SDR family oxidoreductase, which produces MKELRDRVAVITGAAGGIGMASARALSRRGAHVVAVDHAATPELAADLSSHGARAVAHVADVSRPDVFEAVRDRALDEFGRVDIVMNNVGVLTNGLPEDIPAAEWQRILDINLMSVVRSNEVFVPLLLSQGEGHIVNTSSVAGLFTYSYDRTPYAATKAAIVHLTEALAIYLRPKNIGVTLLCPGPVLTNIANDIPSFGPGAPLRLPFDEFELLDPADVGEMVAEAILANRFFLPTHPAVLDLLRRRVEDWDGFIEYQISRKPKT; this is translated from the coding sequence ATGAAAGAGCTGCGAGACCGCGTTGCCGTTATCACCGGAGCTGCCGGCGGCATCGGGATGGCCAGCGCGCGTGCGTTATCCCGACGCGGCGCGCACGTGGTGGCCGTCGATCATGCTGCCACTCCCGAGCTCGCCGCAGATCTCAGCAGTCACGGCGCGCGAGCGGTCGCACACGTCGCCGACGTGTCGCGACCTGATGTGTTCGAGGCGGTGCGTGATCGAGCCTTAGATGAGTTCGGTCGCGTCGACATCGTGATGAACAACGTCGGTGTGCTCACCAACGGCCTTCCCGAAGACATCCCCGCCGCCGAGTGGCAACGCATACTCGACATCAATCTGATGTCCGTGGTGCGCAGCAACGAGGTCTTCGTGCCCCTGCTGCTCAGCCAAGGGGAGGGCCACATCGTCAACACGTCGTCAGTGGCAGGACTCTTCACATATTCGTACGACCGGACGCCATATGCGGCGACCAAGGCGGCGATCGTCCACTTGACTGAGGCGCTGGCAATCTACCTGCGGCCAAAGAACATTGGTGTGACGCTGCTGTGCCCGGGACCGGTGCTCACCAACATCGCGAACGACATTCCAAGCTTCGGTCCGGGAGCGCCGCTGCGTCTTCCCTTCGACGAATTCGAGCTGCTTGATCCGGCCGATGTCGGCGAGATGGTTGCCGAAGCGATATTGGCCAATCGATTTTTTCTTCCGACGCACCCAGCGGTCCTGGACCTGCTACGACGCCGCGTCGAGGACTGGGACGGGTTCATCGAATACCAAATTTCCCGCAAACCGAAAACCTAG
- a CDS encoding carboxymuconolactone decarboxylase family protein, which yields MTDLHAQGLAAFREMLPGLIPDEVTSLADEAIAGELGDLSIEHVFGALWTRPGLDRRSRSLVTLGVLIALRASDELKFHFPIALRNGLTVAEVEEVIYHVAGYAGYPAAATARAIANAVLH from the coding sequence ATGACCGATCTGCACGCCCAAGGTTTGGCAGCTTTCCGAGAGATGCTGCCGGGTCTCATCCCTGACGAAGTGACCTCGCTCGCCGACGAGGCTATCGCCGGGGAACTCGGTGATCTGTCCATCGAGCATGTCTTCGGCGCCCTGTGGACACGTCCGGGTCTGGACCGCCGATCCCGCAGCCTGGTGACACTGGGTGTCTTGATTGCCCTGCGCGCCTCCGACGAACTGAAGTTCCACTTCCCGATCGCGCTGCGCAATGGTCTGACGGTCGCAGAGGTTGAAGAGGTGATCTACCACGTCGCCGGCTACGCCGGATATCCCGCAGCGGCAACCGCTCGGGCCATCGCAAACGCTGTGCTGCACTAA
- a CDS encoding GAF domain-containing protein: MAVYRAPMRSRSDEIDAHATRDRARRLGLCGFGRLTKSPAEQESLNRRVTRFTEVENGSFVWTRDDEGLFWLGRITGPYEYDTDDAAAAVDLVHVRPCDWLAEPLLEPNVPAAVIETFRRGGRNFQQTHHPSVDAETQRIWDSQRET, translated from the coding sequence ATGGCAGTTTACCGGGCACCGATGCGGTCCCGCAGCGACGAGATTGACGCGCACGCCACCCGCGATCGCGCCCGTCGACTCGGTCTGTGTGGGTTCGGCCGGCTCACCAAGAGCCCTGCCGAGCAGGAAAGCCTCAACCGTCGGGTCACGCGGTTTACCGAAGTGGAGAACGGATCTTTTGTGTGGACCCGGGACGATGAAGGACTGTTCTGGCTGGGTCGTATCACTGGCCCGTACGAATATGACACCGACGATGCCGCTGCCGCCGTCGACCTGGTGCACGTCCGTCCGTGCGACTGGCTCGCCGAGCCTCTACTGGAGCCGAACGTACCTGCGGCCGTCATCGAGACATTCCGTAGGGGTGGGCGTAACTTCCAGCAGACTCATCACCCATCCGTCGACGCTGAGACGCAACGGATCTGGGATAGCCAGCGCGAAACTTAG
- a CDS encoding maleylpyruvate isomerase family mycothiol-dependent enzyme — protein sequence MERDSIHAATAEERRSIADLIDDLDEAQLATPSLCAGWDVKTVGAHLVSYLANGTLRVTWLGMRRFSEDRAIDELARRCAQRPAADIASRLREFADRRYWRPPPQAPGLLAEVLAHSGDMRIPLGLPFEPDPRLTAIAMDFLTGPVPIGLVPPGRLRGIRWQATDLDRTWGRGQEIRGPAAQLMMAAVGRSAALNALDGPGLALLRRRMSR from the coding sequence GTGGAACGCGATTCGATCCATGCCGCCACAGCGGAAGAGCGTCGCAGCATCGCGGATCTGATCGACGACCTTGATGAGGCACAGCTAGCGACACCTAGTCTTTGTGCGGGTTGGGATGTGAAGACGGTGGGCGCCCATCTGGTGAGTTATCTGGCCAACGGCACCCTCAGGGTCACGTGGCTAGGCATGCGCCGGTTTAGTGAGGACCGGGCAATCGATGAGTTGGCGCGCCGTTGCGCACAGCGGCCGGCCGCCGACATTGCCTCGCGTCTGCGCGAGTTCGCCGATCGCCGGTATTGGCGGCCCCCGCCGCAGGCACCTGGTCTGCTCGCCGAAGTCTTGGCGCACAGCGGCGATATGAGAATCCCGCTTGGACTTCCCTTCGAACCAGACCCGCGGCTGACAGCGATTGCAATGGACTTCTTGACCGGCCCGGTGCCGATCGGCCTGGTGCCGCCCGGACGACTGCGAGGGATTCGCTGGCAAGCCACTGACCTGGATCGAACCTGGGGCCGGGGACAGGAAATACGCGGCCCGGCAGCGCAATTGATGATGGCTGCGGTCGGACGTTCCGCTGCGCTAAACGCGTTGGATGGTCCCGGATTAGCACTGTTGCGCCGTCGGATGTCCAGGTAG
- a CDS encoding protein adenylyltransferase SelO, with product MTVSLQDRFARELPEMAVRWKAEVPPNPQLLVLNEALAGELGLDVEWLRSTESVQFLVGNRVPDDAVPVAQAYSGHQFGGYVPRLGDGRALLLGEVVGADGRVRDLHLKGSGRTPFARGGDGLAVVGPMLREYIVSEAMHAMGVPTTRSLAVVSTGQAVEREARPLPGALLVRVASSHLRVGSFQYASASGDIGLLLRLTEHAIARHYPSAAEAERPHLALFQAVVAAQAELLAKWMLIGFVHGVMNTDNMTISGETIDYGPCAFMEAYDPDTVFSSIDFWGRYAYGNQPMVAEWNLARFAETLLPLFDGEVQESITLVEKAFGGFQQYHHAWSSGMRAKLGLGPHSDVRDDQFTPLVDDLLSQLQQSRVDYTSFFRHLSQAVRGDAEPARGLFVDLARFDGWLSRWRSMGPDAELMDRVNPIYIPRNHLVEEALTAATAGDLAPLGQLMEAVRTPYDERPGLERYASPAPDDFGHYRTFCGT from the coding sequence ATGACCGTCTCGCTGCAGGACCGCTTTGCCCGCGAGTTGCCGGAAATGGCGGTGCGCTGGAAAGCCGAAGTGCCGCCCAACCCACAACTGTTGGTGCTCAATGAGGCGCTGGCCGGCGAGCTTGGCTTGGACGTGGAGTGGTTACGCAGCACAGAGAGCGTCCAGTTCCTGGTCGGTAATCGCGTGCCCGACGACGCGGTTCCGGTAGCCCAAGCCTACAGCGGGCACCAATTCGGCGGCTATGTACCTAGATTGGGTGACGGCCGTGCGCTGCTGCTGGGCGAGGTTGTCGGCGCCGACGGACGCGTTCGGGACTTGCACCTGAAGGGTTCGGGACGCACACCGTTTGCGCGCGGCGGGGATGGGTTGGCGGTGGTTGGACCGATGCTGCGTGAGTACATCGTCAGTGAGGCGATGCACGCCATGGGCGTTCCGACCACGCGCTCGCTGGCGGTGGTCAGCACGGGACAGGCGGTGGAGCGCGAGGCGCGACCCCTGCCGGGCGCGTTGCTTGTCCGTGTCGCGAGCAGCCACCTGCGCGTCGGTAGCTTCCAATATGCCTCTGCCAGTGGTGATATCGGCCTGCTGCTACGGCTGACGGAGCACGCCATCGCCCGCCACTACCCCAGCGCCGCCGAAGCCGAGCGGCCGCACCTGGCCCTGTTTCAAGCTGTGGTCGCGGCACAAGCGGAACTGCTGGCCAAGTGGATGCTGATCGGGTTTGTGCACGGGGTGATGAACACCGACAACATGACGATCTCCGGAGAAACCATCGACTACGGGCCTTGCGCTTTCATGGAGGCCTATGACCCCGACACAGTCTTCAGCTCTATCGACTTCTGGGGACGCTACGCCTACGGCAACCAGCCCATGGTCGCCGAATGGAACCTCGCCCGGTTCGCCGAGACCCTCCTGCCCTTGTTCGATGGCGAGGTTCAGGAATCAATCACGCTGGTGGAGAAGGCTTTTGGTGGATTTCAGCAATATCACCATGCCTGGTCCTCCGGGATGCGCGCCAAGCTTGGCTTAGGCCCGCACTCCGACGTCCGGGATGACCAGTTCACACCGTTGGTCGATGATCTGCTTTCCCAGCTGCAGCAGAGTCGAGTCGATTACACATCGTTCTTCCGTCATCTGAGCCAAGCCGTCCGCGGTGACGCCGAACCAGCGCGCGGACTGTTCGTCGATCTCGCACGTTTTGACGGATGGCTGTCTCGCTGGCGATCCATGGGTCCGGACGCCGAACTGATGGACCGGGTCAACCCGATCTACATCCCGCGCAACCATCTCGTCGAAGAGGCTTTGACGGCGGCGACGGCAGGCGATCTCGCTCCGCTGGGACAACTCATGGAAGCCGTGCGCACCCCATACGACGAGCGGCCGGGTCTGGAGCGCTACGCCAGTCCAGCGCCGGACGATTTCGGTCACTACCGGACCTTCTGCGGTACCTGA